In the genome of Bombus affinis isolate iyBomAffi1 chromosome 7, iyBomAffi1.2, whole genome shotgun sequence, one region contains:
- the LOC126918624 gene encoding DNA polymerase subunit gamma-1, mitochondrial has protein sequence MKRRIINMCNRHKSNVINCNVSVTKGKQFEKRNISIKKCEPLLTLPENISTCNQKHENDVNKDYIAKNSVVLPNKSQVRVEYEDLSVIPKNFEQSLYPLIGNAKSNYKNSLIEHKDIQTLENENNQKQTYNERTNDSDIRINEINMQMLPKSLYEQIFKNSSKQEKISKEEIEAIKKDLRSYGINTEDASRLPDVNIKIPPLEGDNIEEHFYNISNTQIKPYIKLIKNIMKDIPPMPNQWLLNEGWTRYSVDGVQKVDHPLEDAIIFDVEVCMKESPLPTLATAVSNEAWYGWVSKPLINGLSRNFEGKQFSIDELIPMESTAIENGKKLSSFHKKPKLIVGHNVSYDRSKIKEQYWLKQTGLRFIDTMSLHICVGGINSYQRTILNSKKDTDEKLNLQIQTSLNSLAEVHKFYCGSEINKEFRDIFVNGTLIKIKEDFNYLMSYCANDVVATHNVLRQLFPIFEERFPHPVTLAGMLEIGTAYLPINSNWQKYLNESETTFEDLNYETKVILAKRANAVCELMHNEKYKEDLWMWDEDWSTHTLKVKAQYSKTKIRQVCKAQQTKEKKKTEIQSYLTDDEDEEEDPLEKEFGYLMETRKFLPSKLRHMPGYPAWYRKLCPKVNDENWSPGPQNISISKHVVPKLLNLTWECYPLHYVRDKGWGILVPHTNNLDIETKVPLRQLLAHCSFSKMEDLVDETMYTTLTINKEVQNNLHKTEFWRNKNEKPVPELYNIYKGSAFWCNVDIDNCCYFLKLPHKDGKDNNVGNPLSRDFLNKFSENVLASSDASAVEILKIARMVSYWRNNRDRIMSQFAVWFENSYLPSTVRNSKTSMRYGAILPIVAVCGTLTRRAVEPTWMTASNAHPERVGSELRAMVQAPPGYYIVGADVDSQELWISSIIGDAYYKKIHGATPFGWMTLIGTKSNETDMHSVTAKAIGISRNQAKIINYARIYGAGQKFAETLLKQFNPCMTDSEAILKSRKMFTMTKGKKVYRLKPEYIDEFEDKDYSSYEAYKVSKLYDKSLSKVFEKGKWVGGSESAMFNSLEEIAQNPHPVTPFLNSRLTTALESSTNNEKYLPTKVNWVVQSGAVDFLHLMLVSMKWLMKDNIRFCLSFHDEVRYLVPSRYKYNAALAMHITNLLTRSFCASRLGMNDLPMSVAFFSSVEVDTVLRKEPDNDCITPSNPYGLKNGYEIPSGESLDVWSAIDKSKGSLGSWHDVKQ, from the coding sequence ATGAAACGTCGCATAAttaatatgtgtaatagacacaAATCTAATGTTATAAATTGTAACGTTAGTGTTACTAAAGGCAagcaatttgaaaaaagaaatattagtaTTAAGAAATGTGAGCCGCTTCTAACCTTACCAGAGAATATTTCTACGTGTAATCAAAAACATGAAAATGATGTGAATAAAGATTATATAGCTAAAAATTCAGTTGTTTTACCAAATAAATCTCAAGTACGTGTGGAGTACGAAGATTTATCCGTTATACCTAAAAATTTTGAACAGAGTTTGTATCCATTAATAGGTAATGCAAAaagtaattataaaaattctttaataGAACATAAAGATATACAAACattagaaaatgaaaataatcagAAACAAACTTATAATGAAAGAACTAATGACAGTGATATAAGAATTAACGAAATCAATATGCAAATGCTTCCAAAATCATTATatgaacaaatatttaaaaattcttctaaaCAAGAAAAAATATCAAAGGAAGAAATAGAAGCTATAAAAAAAGATTTACGTTCGTATGGGATAAACACTGAAGATGCAAGTAGACTTCCTGatgttaatattaaaatacCTCCTTTAGAAGGAGATAATATCGAagaacatttttataatatttcaaatacacAGATTAAACCTTACATAAaacttataaaaaatattatgaaagaTATTCCTCCAATGCCAAATCAATGGTTATTAAATGAAGGTTGGACAAGATATAGCGTTGATGGAGTACAAAAAGTAGATCACCCATTAGAAGATGCTATTATTTTTGATGTGGAAGTTTGTATGAAAGAAAGCCCCCTACCAACACTTGCAACTGCAGTAAGTAATGAAGCATGGTATGGCTGGGTATCAAAACCTTTAATAAATGGTTTAAGTAGAAATTTTGAAGGTAAGCAGTTTAGTATAGATGAACTAATACCAATGGAAAGTACAGCTATCGAAAATGGTAAAAAATTAAGTTCTTTCCATAAAAAGCCAAAACTTATAGTTGGTCATAATGTATCATATGACAGAAGTAAAATTAAAGAACAATACTGGTTAAAACAAACAGGATTAAGATTTATTGATACAATGTCTCTTCATATATGTGTTGGTGGAATTAATAGTTATCAAAGGACaattttaaattctaaaaaGGATACAGATGAGAAGCTGAATTTACAAATACAAACATCACTGAATAGTTTAGCAGAAGTTCATAAATTTTACTGTGGTtctgaaataaataaagaatttaGAGATATATTTGTAAATGGGACTTTGATAAAGATCAAAGAAGACTTCAATTATTTGATGAGTTACTGTGCAAATGATGTAGTTGCAACTCATAATGTTTTACGCCAATTATTTCCTATCTTTGAGGAAAGATTTCCTCATCCTGTTACTTTGGCAGGGATGTTAGAGATTGGTACAGCATATCTGCCAATAAATTCTAATtggcaaaaatatttaaatgaatcagAGACTACATTTGAAGATTTAAATTATGAAACTAAAGTTATTCTTGCTAAAAGAGCTAATGCTGTTTGTGAACTTATgcataatgaaaaatataaagaagaCTTATGGATGTGGGATGAAGATTGGAGTACGCATACACTTAAAGTAAAAGCACAGTATTCAAAAACAAAGATTAGGCAAGTATGTAAAGCACAACagacaaaagagaagaaaaagacaGAAATTCAGAGCTATTTAACAGATgacgaagatgaagaagaagatccTTTAGAGAAAGAATTTGGTTATTTGATGGAAACAAGAAAGTTTTTACCTTCAAAGTTACGACATATGCCAGGATATCCTGCTTGGTATAGGAAACTTTGTCCTAAGGTAAATGATGAAAACTGGTCTCCAGGCCCTCAAAACATAAGCATTTCTAAACATGTTGTTCCAAAGCTCTTAAATTTAACATGGGAATGTTATCCTTTGCATTATGTAAGAGATAAAGGTTGGGGTATATTAGTACCTCATACTAATAATTTAGATATCGAAACTAAAGTACCATTAAGACAGCTCTTGGCACACTGTTCCTTTTCTAAAATGGAGGATTTAGTTGATGAAACAATGTATACGACGTTAACCATTAACAAAGAGGTGCAAAATAATCTGCATAAAACTGAATTTTGGCGTAACAAAAATGAGAAACCTGTACCTGAATTATACAACATTTATAAAGGCAGCGCGTTTTGGTGCAATGTGGATATAGATAACTGCTGTTACTTTCTTAAATTGCCTCACAAAGATGGGAAAGATAATAATGTCGGTAATCCTTTGAGCAGagattttctaaataaattttcaGAGAATGTATTGGCTAGTTCAGATGCCAGTGCTgtagaaattttgaaaattgcgAGGATGGTTTCATATTGGAGAAATAATAGGGATAGAATTATGTCACAGTTTGCAGTATGGTTTGAAAATTCGTATTTACCAAGTACTGTTAGAAATTCCAAAACGTCCATGCGTTATGGGGCAATTTTACCCATAGTAGCTGTGTGCGGGACATTGACTAGGCGAGCAGTAGAACCTACCTGGATGACTGCATCTAACGCTCATCCTGAACGTGTCGGTTCTGAATTACGAGCAATGGTTCAAGCGCCCCCAGGATATTATATTGTTGGCGCCGATGTTGACAGTCAGGAACTGTGGATTTCATCAATAATAGGAGATgcttattataaaaaaattcatGGAGCTACGCCGTTTGGTTGGATGACGTTAATTGGTACCAAATCTAACGAAACTGACATGCATAGCGTTACTGCTAAAGCAATTGGAATTTCCAGGAACCAAGCCAAAATCATTAATTATGCTAGAATTTATGGTGCTGGTCAAAAGTTTGCTGAAACACTCTTGAAACAATTCAATCCTTGTATGACGGATAGCGAAGCTATTTTAAAGTCACGAAAAATGTTTACCATGACCAAAGGCAAAAAGGTTTATAGATTAAAGCCTGAATATATTGACGAATTTGAAGACAAAGATTATTCGTCGTACGAGGCATACAAAGTATCAAAATTATACGATAAATCACTGTCGAAGGTATTTGAGAAAGGTAAATGGGTCGGTGGTTCGGAATCCGCAATGTTTAATAGTTTGGAAGAAATTGCTCAGAATCCTCATCCTGTTACACCTTTCTTGAACTCTAGGCTAACTACAGCTTTAGAAAGTTCAACAAACAACGAAAAATATTTACCCACTAAAGTAAATTGGGTAGTTCAGAGTGGAGCAGTCGATTTCTTACATTTAATGTTAGTCTCGATGAAATGGCTCATGAAGGACAATATAAGATTCTGTTTATCATTTCATGATGAAGTGCGGTACTTGGTACCGTCACGGTATAAGTACAATGCAGCACTTGCTATGCACATTACGAATCTCTTAACTCGATCTTTTTGCGCTTCAAGACTTGGAATGAACGATCTGCCGATGTCAGTAGCATTCTTTTCTTCCGTAGAAGTAGATACTGTTTTGCGTAAAGAACCTGATAATGATTGTATTACGCCGTCGAATCCTTATGGCTTAAAAAATGGTTACGAGATTCCTTCGGGAGAGAGCTTGGACGTATGGTCTGCTATAGACAAATCTAAAGGTTCTTTAGGATCGTGGCACGATGTAAAACAGTGA
- the LOC126918647 gene encoding probable RNA-binding protein EIF1AD, with protein sequence MSKATKRKHVTNEIQDFTIPTEMQSIVRIIQSRGNNLHEVADPAGSQYLVSMPVKFRRNIWIKRGDFVLVEPILEGDKVKAEIVKILTREHKKWYRQLNCWPKEFDEIPNSNQEITDGENDNEEDDLFVNTNRLLHNSNRIDKNSDTSSDESDSC encoded by the exons ATGTCAAAAGCAACTAAACGTAAACACGTTACTAATGAAATTCAGGATTTCACCATCCCTACCGAGATGCAATCGATTGTTCGAATAATACAGTCGCGCGGTAATAATCTTCACGAAGTTGCTGATCCAGCTGGATCTCAATACCTTGTATCGATGCCGGTGAAGTTTAGGAGAAACATCTGGATAAAACGGGGAGATTTTGTCTTGGTAGAACCAATATTAGAAGGGGATAAAGTGAAGGCTGAGATCGTTAAGATATTAACGCGA GAACATAAAAAATGGTATCGACAACTAAACTGCTGGCCCAAAGAATTCGATGAAATTCCCAATTCAAATCAAGAAATAACCGATGGAGAGAATGATAACGAAGAAGACGATCTTTTTGTAAACACAAATAGATTATTGCATAATAGTAATAGGATAGATAAGAATAGTGATACGAGTTCCGACGAATCTGACTCctgttaa
- the LOC126918632 gene encoding neuropeptides capa receptor-like: protein METLNNDTNDLYDFWKDLDLKNLTEDEYLATVLGPKYLPLKMVIPLTIAYVTIFVTGIFGNVTTCIVIIRNPSMHTATNYYLFSLAISDLILLVLGLPNELSLFWQQYPWVLGVTLCKIRAYVSEVSSYVSVLTIVAFSMERYLAICHPLRVYAISGLKRPIRFILAAWSIALVSAIPFAIYTKVNLVEYPRDSGNYSANSAVCGMLLPYLPNFPLYELSTIIFFLIPMLVILVVYTRMGLKIRNSTNHTLNSVMQGAIHGDSRQTQSRKSVIRMLTAVVILFFICWAPFHAQRLLYIYAQESDYYPDLNECLYILSGCLYYFSTTVNPILYNLMSMRYRKAFKETIFCKTRMTGRRSWTTRESQICNSNSSGKAQSSSFKCSVRYTISQAKEMFRFTAGREGVNRDGNINDNVARKSYMLKKEDFTSKPLLNRTHSGQQEERNKRDPARNTEENKSGSTTSSVL from the exons ATGGAAACGTTGAATAACGATACAAACGATCTCTACGACTTTTGGAAGGATTTGGACTTGAAGAATTTAACGGAAGACGAATATTTGGCCACGGTACTTGGACCTAAGTATTTGCCTTTGAAGATGGTGATACCATTAACGATAGCGTACGTGACAATTTTTGTGACTGGTATTTTTGGGAACGTCACGACGTGTATCGTAATTATAAGAAATCCTTCGATGCATACGGCCACCAACTACTACTTATTCAGTCTGGCTATATCTGACCTTATTCTACTTGTGTTGG GATTACCTAATGAGCTGAGCCTCTTTTGGCAACAATATCCATGGGTTCTAGGAGTTACTCTTTGCAAAATCAGGGCATACGTATCGGAAGT ATCCTCCTACGTATCGGTTCTTACGATAGTAGCCTTTTCCATGGAAAGATATTTGGCGATTTGTCACCCGCTCCGCGTTTATGCAATAAGTGGCCTCAAAAGACCAATACGTTTTATTTTAGCCGCGTGGTCGATTGCGTTGGTTTCTGCCATACCGTTTGCAATCTACACGAAAGTCAACTTAGTCGAATATCCACGAG aTTCCGGGAATTACTCGGCTAATTCCGCGGTTTGCGGAATGTTGCTGCCATATTTGCCTAATTTCCCTCTCTATGAGTTGAGcactattatatttttcttgatACCGATGCTAGTTATTTTGGTGGTGTATACCAGAATGGGTTTAAAAATCAGAAACAGTACAAATCATACTTTAAACTCTGTGATGCAGGGCGCTATTCATGGAGACTCGAGGCAAACTCAGTCTCGAAAATCCGTGATCAGAATGTTAA CTGCTGtggttattttatttttcatttgttgGGCACCGTTTCATGCTCAACGATTGCTTTATATCTACGCGCAAGAATCTGACTACTATCCAGACTTGAACGAGTGTCTGTATATCTTAAGCGGATGTCTCTATTACTTCAGCACAACTGTGAATCCAATTTTATACAATTTGATGAGTATGAGGTATAGGAAAGCGTTCAAAGAAACCATCTTCTGCAAAACGAGAATGACAGGCAGGAGAAGTTGGACTACCAGAGAGTCTCAAATATGCAATAGTAATTCGAGCGGAAAAGCGCAAAGCTCAAGTTTCAAGTGTTCAGTGAG ATATACTATTAGTCAAGCGAAGGAGATGTTTCGATTCACTGCAGGTCGAGAAGGCGTGAATAGAGATGGAAATATAAACGATAATGTCGCTCGTAAATCATACATGCTCAAAAAGGAAGATTTCACGTCGAAGCCCCTTCTCAATCGAACGCACTCAGGACAGcaggaagaaagaaataaaagagatcCTGCACGTAACACAGAAGAGAATAAGTCTGGGTCTACAACCAGTAGCGTTTTGTAA
- the LOC126918642 gene encoding neuropeptides capa receptor-like, with the protein MDVSDKYSFYENISDELEYLEKIRGPKYLSLTLVVPVTLTYVIIFVTGFIGNVITCIVIWRNPTMQTPTNYYLFNLAVSDLLFLILGLPFELSVFWQQYPWQWGLGICKLRAYVSETSSYVSVLTIVAFSVERYLAIYHPLRHYGSGLKRSIRSIFGAWLISLIFAMPFAAYIDIDYVEYPQNSKRNSEESAICVMLKENMPNFPLYQLSCIFFFLIPMVFIAVLYVRIGLRIQSDTLAQNVEGYVHGETKQAQSRKTITRMLSKCSILNKHHPVLCSYEMLIRPS; encoded by the exons ATGGATGTGTCGGATAAGTATTCGTTTTACGAGAACATTAGCGACGAATTGGAATACTTGGAAAAAATACGCGGTCCCAAATATTTATCTTTAACGTTGGTCGTGCCTGTCACCCTTACGTACGTTATCATCTTCGTAACTGGATTTATTGGCAATGTGATCACTTGCATCGTTATATGGAGGAATCCGACCATGCAGACACCGACGAATTATTACTTGTTCAATTTGGCGGTATCCGATCTGCTGTTTTTAATATTGG GTTTACCCTTCGAATTGAGCGTATTTTGGCAACAATATCCATGGCAATGGGGGCTAGGCATATGTAAACTGAGAGCGTACGTCTCCGAAAC gTCCTCTTACGTGTCGGTACTAACTATAGTGGCATTCTCAGTAGAAAGATATTTGGCAATTTATCATCCTCTTCGTCATTATGGAAGTGGTCTGAAGCGTTCTATACGATCTATATTTGGTGCATGGttgatatctttgatttttGCTATGCCATTCGCTGCTTACATTGATATAGATTACGTTGAGTACCCACAAA ACTCGAAACGAAACTCGGAAGAATCCGCGATTTGCGTGATGCTGAAGGAAAATATGCCAAATTTTCCTCTTTACCAGCTTAGCtgtatcttcttctttctcATACCCATGGTGTTTATCGCGGTGCTTTACGTGAGGATAGGGTTACGAATACAAAGTGATACCCTCGCGCAAAACGTCGAGGGATACGTTCATGGTGAAACCAAACAAGCCCAGTCACGGAAAACCATCACACGGATGCTGAGTAAATGTTCTATTTTAAATAAACATCATCCCGTCCTTTGTTCCTACGAAATGTTAATACGCCCCTCGTAA
- the LOC126918171 gene encoding pyrokinin-1 receptor-like, translating to MHLDFWPVIFIHKHCYIFHGAVVITFFICWAPFHIQRLLYVYEDSTYDDINQWVYPLTGCLYYFSTTINPILYNVMSAKYRNAFKETCRCSPSNPSISRVGLSSMRDSSTICGVRPNQASQVFRERSVNSQRHGMYSASDPVENKPHEVAQLQPDDGEDEKRTNNVPANYTLIADKDTNEIGASRYLQQTKRSSILIHAKSRRLKYQVSDEDETLSNETHI from the exons ATGCACTTAGATTTTTGGCCGGTGATCTTCATTCATAAACATTGCTACATCTTTCACG GTGCCGTAGTGATCACATTTTTCATCTGTTGGGCGCCATTTCACATTCAACGATTACTATACGTGTACGAAGATTCGACGTACGATGACATAAACCAATGGGTGTATCCGCTCACTGGTTGCCTTTACTACTTCAGTACCACCATCAATCCCATCCTGTATAATGTGATGAGCGCGAAATATCGGAATGCTTTTAAGGAAACATGTCGATGCTCCCCTAGTAATCCATCCATTAGCAGAGTTGGCCTGAGTAGCATGAGAGATTCCAGTACAATTTGTGGTGTCAGGCCTAATCAAGCATCTCAGGTGTTTCGAGAAAGAAGCGTAAATAGCCAACGACATGGGAT GTACAGCGCTTCGGATCCTGTGGAAAACAAGCCGCACGAGGTAGCTCAATTACAGCCAGACGATGGAGAGGATGAAAAGCGAACGAATAACGTACCTGCGAACTATACTTTGATAGCAGACAAAGACACTAACGAAATCGGTGCTTCGCGATATTTGCAACAGACAAAAAGATCATCTATCCTAATACACGCGAAAAGTAGACGTCTCAAATATCAAGTGTCTGACGAAGATGAGACTCTCTCGAATGAAACGCACATCTGA